Proteins from a single region of Verrucosispora sp. NA02020:
- a CDS encoding NUDIX domain-containing protein translates to MSVNEQDFLASYDPRAYPAVAVTADVVALTIRDDALHLLLIRRAEPPYAGHWALPGGFVRPDEDPATAARRELAEETGLGGERLRRVHMEQLASYGAPERDPRMRVVSIAHLAFAPDLPDATAGTDADEAGWVPVAELPGRELAFDHRRIVDDGLERARSKLEYTPLATRFLAPEFTIGELRTVYETVWGHPLHAGNFHRKVLSVPGFVESTGANTERGGSRGGPRARLYRAGDARLLHPALLRPAREETVR, encoded by the coding sequence TTGAGCGTGAACGAGCAGGACTTCCTCGCCTCCTACGACCCACGGGCCTACCCGGCCGTGGCGGTCACCGCCGACGTGGTCGCGCTGACCATCCGGGACGACGCGCTGCACCTGCTGCTGATCCGCCGCGCCGAGCCGCCGTACGCCGGACACTGGGCGCTGCCCGGCGGCTTCGTCCGCCCGGACGAGGACCCGGCCACCGCCGCCCGGCGGGAGCTGGCCGAGGAGACCGGGCTCGGCGGGGAGCGGCTGCGTCGCGTCCACATGGAGCAGCTCGCGAGCTACGGCGCGCCCGAGCGCGACCCGCGGATGCGGGTCGTCTCCATCGCCCACCTCGCCTTCGCCCCCGACCTGCCGGACGCCACCGCCGGCACCGACGCCGACGAGGCCGGCTGGGTGCCGGTCGCCGAGCTGCCCGGCCGGGAACTCGCCTTCGACCACCGCCGGATCGTCGACGACGGGCTGGAGCGGGCCCGCTCCAAGCTGGAGTACACGCCGCTGGCCACCCGCTTCCTCGCGCCCGAGTTCACCATCGGCGAGCTGCGCACCGTCTACGAGACGGTCTGGGGCCACCCGCTGCACGCCGGCAACTTCCACCGCAAGGTGCTCTCCGTGCCCGGCTTCGTGGAGAGCACCGGCGCCAACACCGAACGCGGCGGCAGCCGGGGCGGCCCGCGTGCCCGCCTCTACCGGGCCGGCGACGCCCGGCTGCTGCACCCGGCGCTGCTGCGGCCCGCCCGGGAGGAGACGGTGCGATGA
- a CDS encoding 3-oxoacyl-ACP reductase codes for MTDRYASFVQSSAGRALVKRLGLPDPPRLRRHAPGEPILPGPVLLGTSTGGRLAEPVGRILTGAGLALRDPATAAPDPTSGRTPTSSALVYDATGITDSTGLRQLHDFFHPQARAVQPSGRVIVLGTPPAECDTPREATAQRALEGLTRSIGKDFGRGITAQLVHVTRQADESTWTSLDATLRFLLSGRSAYVSGQVIRVGAGRASAPVDWDRPLDGQVVLVTGAARGIGAALARVLARDGATVVALDVPAAGDALAGVANEIGGSAVQLDLTAADAPARLADHLAERHGRVDVVVHNAGITRDKTLGRMDADRWDQVIDVNLSSQERINDVLLDRVIPDGGRIVGVSSIAGIAGNRGQTNYATSKAGVIGLVDALAPALRDRGISVNAVAPGFIETRLTARVPLVLREAGRRMNSLSQGGLPVDVAETIGWLAWPASGAVSGNVVRVCGQSLLGA; via the coding sequence ATGACCGACAGGTACGCGAGTTTTGTCCAGTCGAGCGCCGGTCGAGCGCTGGTCAAGCGCCTCGGACTACCCGATCCGCCACGACTTCGCCGACATGCGCCGGGTGAGCCGATCCTCCCCGGGCCGGTCCTGCTCGGCACCTCCACCGGGGGCCGGCTCGCCGAGCCGGTCGGCAGGATCCTGACCGGCGCCGGGCTCGCCCTGCGCGATCCGGCCACCGCCGCACCGGACCCCACCTCCGGCCGTACGCCGACCAGCTCCGCCCTGGTCTACGACGCCACCGGCATCACCGACTCGACCGGGCTGCGGCAACTGCACGACTTCTTCCACCCGCAGGCCCGGGCGGTGCAGCCCAGCGGCCGGGTGATCGTGTTGGGCACCCCGCCCGCCGAGTGCGACACGCCGCGTGAGGCGACCGCCCAGCGGGCCCTGGAGGGGCTGACCCGCAGCATCGGCAAGGATTTCGGCCGGGGCATCACCGCCCAACTGGTCCACGTCACGCGGCAGGCCGACGAGAGCACCTGGACCAGCCTGGACGCGACCCTGCGGTTCCTGCTCTCCGGCCGCTCGGCGTACGTGTCGGGGCAGGTGATCCGGGTCGGTGCCGGCCGGGCGAGCGCACCGGTGGACTGGGACCGCCCGCTGGACGGGCAGGTGGTGCTGGTCACCGGCGCGGCCCGGGGCATCGGCGCGGCACTGGCCCGGGTGCTGGCCCGGGACGGGGCGACGGTGGTGGCGCTGGACGTGCCGGCCGCCGGGGACGCGCTGGCCGGCGTCGCCAACGAGATCGGCGGCAGCGCCGTACAGCTCGACCTGACCGCCGCCGACGCGCCGGCCCGGCTCGCCGACCACCTGGCCGAACGACACGGCCGGGTGGACGTGGTGGTGCACAACGCCGGCATCACCCGCGACAAGACCCTGGGCCGGATGGACGCCGACCGCTGGGACCAGGTCATCGACGTCAACCTGTCCAGCCAGGAACGCATCAACGACGTGCTGCTGGACCGGGTGATCCCGGACGGCGGGCGGATCGTCGGCGTCTCCTCGATCGCCGGGATCGCCGGCAACCGGGGCCAGACCAACTACGCCACCAGCAAGGCCGGTGTTATCGGGCTGGTCGACGCACTGGCCCCGGCACTGCGTGACCGGGGGATCAGCGTGAACGCCGTCGCGCCCGGCTTCATCGAGACCCGGCTCACCGCCCGTGTCCCGCTGGTGTTGCGTGAAGCGGGCCGCCGGATGAACAGCCTCTCCCAGGGTGGGCTGCCGGTGGACGTCGCGGAGACCATCGGCTGGCTGGCCTGGCCCGCCTCGGGCGCGGTCAGCGGCAACGTGGTCCGGGTGTGCGGCCAGAGCCTGCTGGGGGCGTGA
- a CDS encoding serine/threonine protein kinase, with protein MRTDEAIRLVTAARDDHDLFGADAPERRYRELVTALHPDRLDRTAPGVRAEATEAFVRVTTRWRARRVTVLRGYHCGAPAYSGDLADLYDVGGDRLLKLPREVGDNDLMIREQRALRRLADHGDPRWLPYVPRLVDTFAHRDPATGAERQVTVLATAPGLRSLVDVRQAYPDGLDARDVAWMWRRLLVALGLAHRAGVVHGAVLPPHVLIEPDAHGVVLVDWCFATEPGGVVPALVPDHQEWYPAEVTGRRPCGPGTDIDMATRCMTWLMGHRAPHELLAFAAGCRQRSLSGRPDDAWRLLGELDEVLHRLYGPRTFRPFTLTP; from the coding sequence ATGAGGACCGACGAGGCGATCCGCCTGGTCACCGCTGCCCGCGACGACCACGACCTGTTCGGCGCCGACGCACCGGAACGCCGCTACCGGGAACTGGTCACCGCCCTGCACCCCGACCGGCTGGACCGGACCGCCCCGGGCGTACGCGCCGAGGCCACCGAGGCGTTCGTCCGGGTCACCACCCGCTGGCGCGCCCGCCGGGTCACCGTCCTGCGCGGCTACCACTGCGGCGCACCGGCGTACTCGGGTGACCTCGCCGACCTCTACGACGTCGGCGGGGACCGGCTGCTCAAACTGCCCCGCGAGGTCGGCGACAACGACCTGATGATCCGTGAGCAGCGCGCGTTGCGCCGACTCGCCGACCACGGCGACCCCCGCTGGCTGCCGTACGTGCCCCGGCTGGTCGACACGTTCGCGCACCGGGACCCCGCCACCGGGGCGGAACGCCAGGTCACCGTCCTCGCCACCGCACCCGGCCTGCGCAGCCTGGTCGACGTGCGGCAGGCGTACCCGGACGGGTTGGACGCCCGCGACGTGGCCTGGATGTGGCGACGGCTGCTGGTGGCGCTCGGCCTGGCCCACCGGGCCGGCGTCGTGCACGGCGCGGTGCTGCCGCCCCACGTGCTGATCGAGCCGGACGCGCACGGCGTGGTGCTGGTCGACTGGTGCTTCGCCACCGAGCCCGGCGGCGTCGTGCCCGCGCTGGTCCCGGACCACCAGGAGTGGTACCCGGCCGAGGTCACCGGGCGTCGCCCCTGCGGGCCGGGCACCGACATCGACATGGCCACCCGGTGCATGACCTGGCTGATGGGGCACCGGGCCCCGCACGAGCTGCTCGCCTTCGCGGCGGGCTGCCGACAGCGATCGCTGTCGGGCCGCCCCGACGACGCCTGGCGACTGCTCGGCGAACTCGACGAGGTGCTGCACCGGCTCTACGGGCCGCGCACCTTCCGACCCTTCACCCTCACCCCCTAA
- a CDS encoding DUF1986 domain-containing protein produces the protein MRIRSLIVAFATAMVGVVGASSGAVASPVSPYIIGGSTVSSAPWAAAVFSNGSFTCSGTIIAPQWVLTAQHCIGSNMSVRVGSVYLSSGGVTRTVSATYGRYDLALMRLSSTVSTSYVTLASSNPPVNSTNSIYGWGRTCYSGCAASPQLKTASVRVTSTGVTDAYGGQAIRSTRINGNAWRGDSGGPQFYNGAQVGVASTADGVNIQNYGSVAFNRAWITSVAGV, from the coding sequence ATGCGCATCCGATCCCTGATCGTGGCCTTCGCCACAGCCATGGTCGGCGTCGTCGGCGCCAGTTCCGGCGCCGTCGCCTCCCCCGTCAGCCCGTACATCATCGGCGGCAGCACCGTCTCCTCCGCGCCGTGGGCGGCAGCGGTGTTCAGCAACGGCTCGTTCACCTGCTCCGGCACGATCATCGCGCCCCAGTGGGTGCTCACCGCCCAGCACTGCATCGGCAGCAACATGTCCGTCCGGGTGGGCAGCGTGTACCTCTCCTCCGGCGGCGTCACCCGCACGGTCAGCGCCACCTACGGCCGCTACGACCTGGCCCTGATGCGGCTCTCCAGCACGGTGAGCACCAGCTACGTCACGCTGGCCAGCAGCAACCCGCCGGTCAACTCCACCAACTCGATCTACGGCTGGGGCCGGACCTGCTACAGCGGCTGCGCGGCCTCCCCCCAGCTCAAGACCGCGTCGGTCCGGGTGACCAGCACCGGCGTCACCGACGCGTACGGCGGGCAGGCGATCCGGAGCACCCGGATCAACGGCAACGCCTGGCGGGGCGACTCGGGCGGTCCGCAGTTCTACAACGGCGCGCAGGTCGGCGTCGCCTCGACGGCCGACGGGGTGAACATCCAGAACTACGGCAGTGTCGCGTTCAACCGTGCCTGGATCACCTCGGTGGCCGGTGTCTGA
- the purS gene encoding phosphoribosylformylglycinamidine synthase subunit PurS, with the protein MPRVVVDVMLKPEILDPQGQAVANALPRLGVNDVASVRIGRRIEIDFTGEPDLDRAREIADKLLANPVIEDFTVHLVEADEAADARS; encoded by the coding sequence GTGCCTCGCGTCGTCGTCGACGTCATGCTCAAGCCCGAGATCCTCGATCCTCAGGGCCAGGCCGTCGCAAACGCGCTGCCCCGGCTCGGCGTCAACGACGTCGCCTCGGTACGGATCGGCAGGCGGATCGAGATCGACTTCACCGGTGAACCGGACCTGGACCGGGCCCGGGAGATCGCCGACAAGTTGCTCGCCAACCCGGTCATCGAGGACTTCACCGTCCACCTGGTCGAGGCCGACGAAGCCGCGGACGCCCGCTCGTGA
- a CDS encoding DedA family protein, which produces MEAALDLLRQTLTSPWVYLLIFGLTAVDAFFPLVPSEAAVISVTVLATGGEPNLALIVVAATLGATVGDHISYGIGRGGGSRRLDHSPVDSRRRAGSEWARRAVDRRGGVILIAARYVPGGRTAVTLAMGAVRYPLRRFFLFDLIGCASWAVYCVLLGIFGGLAFEQHPLHGILAGIGLSVSVTLLVELIRWLRHRAHRRAASGADGGC; this is translated from the coding sequence ATGGAGGCCGCGCTCGACCTGCTCCGACAGACACTCACCTCACCCTGGGTGTACCTGCTGATCTTCGGGCTCACCGCCGTCGACGCGTTCTTCCCGCTGGTGCCCTCCGAGGCGGCGGTCATCAGCGTCACCGTGCTCGCCACCGGCGGAGAGCCGAACCTGGCGCTGATCGTCGTGGCGGCCACGCTCGGCGCGACCGTCGGAGACCACATCTCGTACGGGATCGGACGCGGAGGTGGGTCGCGCCGGCTCGACCACTCACCGGTGGACAGCCGGCGCCGGGCCGGTTCGGAATGGGCCAGGCGGGCGGTCGACCGGCGCGGCGGCGTCATCCTCATCGCCGCCCGTTACGTCCCGGGCGGGCGGACGGCGGTCACCCTGGCCATGGGCGCCGTCCGTTACCCGCTGCGCCGGTTCTTCCTCTTCGACCTGATCGGCTGCGCCTCGTGGGCGGTGTACTGCGTCCTGCTCGGCATCTTCGGCGGACTCGCCTTCGAACAGCACCCGCTGCACGGCATCCTGGCCGGCATCGGGCTCTCGGTCTCGGTGACGCTGCTGGTGGAGCTGATCCGCTGGCTCCGGCACCGGGCGCACCGGCGGGCGGCGAGCGGTGCGGACGGCGGCTGTTAA
- a CDS encoding acetyl-CoA C-acetyltransferase, whose product MQKVRRVAVIGGNRIPFARSNSRYASASNSDMLGAALDGLVARFGLAGQRVGEVVAGAVLKHAKDFNLTREVVLGSKLDPRTPAYDIQQACGTGLEAAILVANKIALGQLDVGIAGGVDTTSDAPLAVNEDMRRTLLRLNSARTLGERLRIAAKLRPAQPFQPEVPRNAEPRTGLSMGEHAAQTALRWNIDRQAQDELALRSHQRLAAAYDKGFFDDLMTPYLGLTRDGNLRADTTLEKLGTLRPVFGAKGPDAERATMTAGNSSPLTDGASTVLLASEEWAAAHQLPVLAWFTWSETAAVDFVHGDEGLLMAPAYAVPRMLARAGLTLQDFDYYEIHEAFASQVLATLAAWESPEFCKDRLGLDAPLGTIDTDKLNVHGSSLAAGHPFAATGGRIVATLAKLLAEKGSGRGLISICAAGGQGVTAILER is encoded by the coding sequence GTGCAGAAGGTTCGACGGGTCGCGGTCATCGGCGGCAACCGGATCCCCTTCGCCCGCTCGAACTCGCGGTACGCCAGCGCCTCGAACAGTGACATGCTCGGCGCCGCCCTGGACGGGCTGGTCGCCCGCTTCGGCCTGGCCGGGCAGCGCGTCGGCGAGGTGGTCGCCGGAGCCGTGCTCAAACACGCCAAGGACTTCAACCTGACCCGCGAGGTGGTGCTCGGTTCGAAGCTCGACCCGCGCACCCCGGCGTACGACATCCAGCAGGCCTGCGGCACCGGCCTGGAGGCCGCGATCCTGGTCGCCAACAAGATCGCCCTCGGTCAGCTCGACGTCGGCATCGCCGGCGGTGTCGACACCACCTCCGACGCCCCGCTCGCCGTCAACGAGGACATGCGGCGCACGCTGCTCCGGCTCAACTCGGCCCGGACGCTGGGCGAGCGGCTGCGGATCGCCGCCAAGCTGCGCCCGGCCCAGCCGTTCCAGCCGGAGGTCCCCCGCAACGCCGAGCCGCGTACCGGGCTCTCCATGGGCGAGCACGCCGCGCAGACCGCGCTGCGCTGGAACATCGACCGGCAGGCCCAGGACGAGCTGGCGCTGCGCTCGCACCAGCGGCTCGCCGCCGCGTACGACAAGGGGTTCTTCGACGACCTGATGACCCCCTACCTGGGGCTCACCCGCGACGGAAACCTCCGCGCCGACACCACGCTGGAGAAGCTCGGCACGCTGCGGCCGGTCTTCGGCGCCAAGGGCCCGGACGCCGAGCGGGCCACCATGACCGCCGGCAACTCCTCGCCGCTCACCGACGGCGCCTCCACCGTGCTGCTGGCCAGCGAGGAGTGGGCAGCCGCACACCAACTGCCGGTGCTGGCCTGGTTCACCTGGTCGGAGACGGCGGCGGTGGACTTCGTGCACGGCGACGAGGGCCTGCTGATGGCCCCCGCGTACGCGGTGCCCCGGATGCTGGCCCGGGCCGGGCTCACCCTCCAGGACTTCGACTACTACGAGATCCACGAGGCGTTCGCCTCGCAGGTGCTGGCCACCCTGGCCGCGTGGGAGTCGCCGGAGTTCTGCAAGGACCGGCTCGGTCTGGACGCCCCGCTCGGCACCATCGACACCGACAAGCTCAACGTGCACGGCTCCTCGCTGGCCGCCGGGCACCCGTTCGCGGCCACCGGCGGCCGGATCGTGGCCACCCTGGCCAAGCTCCTCGCCGAGAAGGGCAGCGGCCGGGGACTCATCTCGATCTGCGCGGCCGGCGGCCAGGGCGTGACGGCGATCCTGGAACGCTGA
- a CDS encoding YbjQ family protein: protein MVGCAPAVRAASFCSIRSGEQPSRWRPASTASIRNVLVVTTDQLPGYEIRQILGEVVSSMARTRNPYREGVKNLRGGAYDPSAPDNLTRWRTDSVARLGEEARRLGANAVVGMRFDSRDCGEMWMEICAYGTAVIVAPKMPDVMPPDQPLVAAETAQDPSFAETPGGIAEPASAPNLSSAAETPTRD from the coding sequence ATGGTGGGCTGCGCGCCCGCCGTCCGCGCCGCGTCGTTTTGCAGCATCCGTTCAGGTGAACAACCCTCGCGTTGGCGACCCGCATCGACTGCCAGCATCAGAAACGTGCTGGTCGTGACGACGGACCAACTTCCCGGCTACGAGATCCGCCAGATCCTCGGCGAAGTGGTCTCCTCCATGGCCAGGACCCGCAACCCCTACCGCGAGGGGGTGAAGAACCTGCGCGGTGGCGCGTACGACCCGTCCGCACCGGACAACCTCACCCGCTGGCGTACCGACTCCGTGGCGCGGCTCGGGGAGGAGGCCCGACGGCTCGGCGCGAACGCGGTCGTGGGGATGCGGTTCGACAGCCGCGACTGCGGCGAGATGTGGATGGAGATCTGCGCCTACGGCACCGCCGTGATCGTGGCACCGAAGATGCCCGACGTGATGCCGCCGGACCAGCCCCTCGTAGCGGCCGAGACCGCCCAGGACCCGTCCTTCGCCGAGACCCCGGGCGGCATCGCCGAGCCTGCCAGCGCTCCCAACCTCAGCTCCGCCGCCGAAACCCCCACCCGCGACTGA
- a CDS encoding MaoC/PaaZ C-terminal domain-containing protein: MATQRERVTLSALPAAGPLYRQALLSAVPGRGGRRTDEVPAVELAVDRVAVDPDRLADYDRVCGFRLADRLPATFPHVVGFPLALRLISAPDFPIPLTGVVHVANRITVHRPVTVADRLDFTTWAEHLRPHDRGRQVDVVLVGSVDGEEVWRGVSTYLGLQRTSGGGERRDPGDRPAPPAASARWRVEPRVGTDYARVSGDHNPIHTSRLGAKLFGFPRPIAHGMWSKARCLAAVENRLPEAYTVDVAFKLPVPLPSTVAFSATAALAGWDVALHDQRGRPHLVGTIR, from the coding sequence ATGGCCACGCAACGGGAGCGGGTGACCCTGTCCGCACTGCCGGCGGCCGGGCCGTTGTACCGGCAGGCCCTGCTGAGCGCGGTGCCGGGGCGCGGCGGGCGGCGGACGGACGAGGTGCCGGCGGTGGAGTTGGCCGTCGACCGGGTGGCCGTGGATCCGGACCGGTTGGCCGACTACGACCGGGTGTGCGGTTTCCGGCTCGCCGACCGGTTGCCGGCGACCTTCCCGCACGTGGTGGGCTTCCCGCTGGCGCTGCGCCTGATCAGCGCACCGGACTTCCCGATCCCGTTGACCGGGGTGGTGCACGTGGCGAACCGGATCACCGTGCACCGCCCGGTCACCGTGGCCGACCGGCTGGACTTCACCACGTGGGCGGAGCACCTGCGCCCGCACGACCGGGGGCGCCAGGTCGACGTGGTCCTCGTCGGGTCGGTCGACGGCGAGGAGGTGTGGCGCGGCGTCTCGACGTACCTGGGCCTGCAGCGCACTTCGGGTGGCGGCGAACGGCGCGACCCGGGTGACCGTCCCGCGCCGCCGGCCGCGTCCGCGCGGTGGCGGGTCGAGCCCCGGGTGGGTACGGACTACGCGCGGGTCTCCGGCGATCACAACCCGATCCACACCTCGCGGCTGGGCGCGAAGCTGTTCGGCTTCCCCCGGCCGATCGCGCACGGGATGTGGAGCAAGGCCCGCTGCCTGGCGGCGGTGGAGAACCGGCTGCCCGAGGCGTACACGGTCGACGTGGCGTTCAAGCTGCCGGTGCCGTTGCCGAGCACGGTGGCGTTCAGCGCCACGGCGGCCCTGGCCGGGTGGGACGTCGCGCTGCACGACCAGCGAGGTCGACCGCATCTGGTGGGCACGATTCGCTGA
- a CDS encoding adenylosuccinate synthetase: MVVDLGYGDAGKGTVVDWLCATRPVHTVVRFNGGAQAAHNVVRPDGRHHTFAQFGAGTFHPGVRTHLSRHVVVDPLALAAEADHLAAVGVPDAFDRLTVDGAALLATPYHRAANRARETARGADRHGSCGQGVGETVAYGLAHPDEAPRVADCRDPEVLRRRLTALRDRLTAELGPLDAPPVADCLPAYRAFAERVAIVDGSWLAGALRAGPCVFEGAQGVLLDEWHGFHPYTTWSTTTFANAETLLAEAGQGGSALRIGVLRTVTTRHGPGPLVTEDPSLPLTDPHNATNPWQGRFRFGHFDAVAHAYALAVAGGVDGLALTHLDLTERDLDLRICRRYDGLDRLLPGPAGDLDRQAALTARLLRARPLYDAGPANWPEMIGEALGAPVLLTSHGPTSAEKHVRKEGHLINAWCRGRAPS, encoded by the coding sequence ATCGTGGTCGACCTCGGGTACGGCGACGCCGGCAAGGGCACGGTCGTGGACTGGCTCTGCGCCACCCGGCCGGTGCACACCGTGGTCCGGTTCAACGGGGGTGCGCAGGCGGCGCACAACGTCGTCCGGCCCGACGGCCGACACCACACCTTCGCGCAGTTCGGTGCCGGCACCTTCCACCCCGGCGTACGCACCCACCTGTCCCGGCACGTCGTGGTGGACCCGCTGGCGCTCGCCGCCGAGGCCGACCACCTCGCCGCCGTCGGGGTGCCCGACGCGTTCGACCGGTTGACCGTGGACGGGGCGGCGCTGCTGGCCACCCCGTACCACCGGGCCGCCAACCGGGCCCGGGAGACAGCCCGGGGAGCCGACCGGCACGGTTCCTGCGGGCAGGGGGTGGGCGAGACTGTCGCGTACGGGCTCGCCCACCCCGACGAGGCACCCCGGGTCGCCGACTGCCGCGACCCGGAGGTGCTGCGCCGACGGTTGACCGCACTCCGGGACCGGCTCACCGCCGAACTCGGGCCGCTGGATGCCCCACCGGTCGCGGACTGCCTGCCGGCGTACCGGGCCTTCGCCGAACGGGTGGCGATCGTCGACGGCTCCTGGCTGGCCGGGGCGCTACGGGCCGGGCCGTGCGTGTTCGAGGGCGCCCAGGGGGTGCTGCTGGACGAGTGGCACGGCTTCCACCCGTACACCACGTGGAGCACCACCACCTTCGCCAACGCCGAGACTCTGCTGGCCGAGGCCGGGCAGGGCGGATCGGCGCTGCGGATCGGGGTGCTGCGGACCGTCACCACCCGGCACGGTCCAGGACCGCTGGTCACCGAGGACCCGTCGCTGCCGCTGACCGACCCGCACAACGCGACGAACCCCTGGCAGGGCCGCTTCCGGTTCGGTCACTTCGACGCCGTCGCGCACGCGTACGCCCTGGCGGTCGCGGGCGGGGTGGACGGCCTGGCGCTGACCCACCTGGATCTCACCGAACGTGATCTCGACCTGCGCATCTGCCGCCGCTACGACGGCCTGGACCGGCTGCTCCCGGGCCCGGCCGGCGACCTCGACCGGCAGGCCGCGCTCACCGCCCGCCTGCTGCGGGCACGCCCGCTCTACGACGCCGGTCCGGCAAACTGGCCCGAGATGATCGGCGAGGCGCTCGGCGCTCCGGTGCTCCTCACCTCGCACGGACCCACCTCTGCCGAGAAGCACGTTCGTAAGGAAGGGCACCTTATTAACGCCTGGTGTAGAGGAAGGGCCCCTTCCTAA
- the purB gene encoding adenylosuccinate lyase — protein sequence MTTIPNVLANRYASPELVALWSPEEKIRLERRLWLAVLQAQRDLGVPVPDGVVEAYERVLDDVDLDSIAARERVTRHDVKARIEEFSALAGYEHVHKGMTSRDLTENVEQLQVRRSLELIRDRVVATLARLAWHAHEYADVVMAGRSHNVAAQATTLGKRFASAAEELIIAYERLEDLISWYPLRGIKGPVGTAADQLDLFDGDAEKVAELERRVAEHLGFQRVLDSVGQVYPRSIDMAVIAALAQVAAAPSSLATTIRLMVGQELATEGFKPGQVGSSAMPHKMNTRSSERVNGFAVIIRGYLSMVGELAGDQWNEGDVSCSVVRRVALPDAFFAADGLFQTFLTVLDEFGAYPAVINRELERFLPFLATTKILVAAVRRGVGRETAHEAIKEHAVAVALAMREQGAPDNDLFDRLAADPRLGLTRAEIDALVADRAAFVGAAPAQIQAVTTRISKIVQSHPHAATYTPPPIL from the coding sequence GTGACGACGATCCCGAACGTGCTCGCCAACCGGTACGCCTCGCCCGAGCTGGTCGCCCTCTGGTCGCCGGAGGAGAAGATCCGGCTGGAACGTCGCCTCTGGCTGGCCGTGCTCCAAGCCCAGCGGGACCTCGGCGTGCCGGTGCCCGACGGGGTGGTCGAGGCGTACGAGCGGGTGCTCGACGACGTCGACCTCGACTCGATCGCGGCCCGGGAGCGGGTCACCCGGCACGACGTGAAGGCCCGCATCGAGGAGTTCAGCGCGCTCGCCGGGTACGAGCACGTGCACAAGGGGATGACCTCGCGGGACCTCACCGAGAACGTCGAGCAGCTCCAGGTGCGTCGCTCGCTGGAGCTGATCCGGGACCGGGTGGTGGCGACGTTGGCCCGGCTCGCCTGGCACGCCCACGAGTACGCGGACGTGGTGATGGCCGGGCGCTCGCACAACGTCGCGGCGCAGGCCACCACGCTGGGCAAGCGCTTCGCGTCGGCCGCCGAGGAACTGATCATCGCGTACGAGCGACTGGAGGACCTGATCTCCTGGTACCCGCTGCGCGGGATCAAGGGGCCGGTGGGTACCGCCGCCGACCAGTTGGACCTCTTCGACGGCGACGCCGAGAAGGTGGCCGAGCTGGAGCGGCGGGTCGCCGAGCACCTCGGCTTCCAGCGGGTGCTGGACAGCGTCGGGCAGGTCTACCCCCGGTCGATCGACATGGCCGTGATCGCCGCGCTGGCGCAGGTGGCCGCCGCACCCTCCTCGCTGGCCACCACGATCCGGCTGATGGTCGGGCAGGAGTTGGCCACCGAGGGCTTCAAGCCGGGCCAGGTGGGTTCCAGCGCGATGCCGCACAAGATGAACACCCGTTCGTCGGAGCGGGTCAACGGCTTCGCCGTGATCATCCGGGGGTACCTGTCGATGGTCGGCGAGCTGGCCGGCGACCAGTGGAACGAGGGGGACGTCTCCTGCTCCGTGGTCCGCCGGGTGGCCCTGCCGGACGCCTTCTTCGCCGCCGACGGGCTGTTCCAGACGTTCCTCACCGTGCTCGACGAGTTCGGCGCGTACCCGGCGGTGATCAACCGGGAGTTGGAGCGTTTCCTTCCATTCCTGGCCACCACCAAGATCCTGGTGGCGGCGGTGCGTCGGGGCGTGGGCCGGGAGACCGCCCACGAGGCGATCAAGGAGCACGCGGTGGCCGTGGCGCTCGCCATGCGTGAGCAGGGTGCGCCCGACAACGACCTCTTCGACCGCCTCGCCGCCGACCCCCGGCTGGGCCTCACCCGCGCCGAGATCGACGCCCTGGTCGCCGACCGGGCCGCCTTCGTCGGCGCCGCCCCCGCCCAGATCCAGGCGGTGACCACCCGGATCTCCAAGATCGTCCAGTCCCACCCACACGCCGCCACCTACACCCCCCCACCAATCCTCTAA